One Calonectris borealis chromosome 15, bCalBor7.hap1.2, whole genome shotgun sequence DNA segment encodes these proteins:
- the CYSTM1 gene encoding cysteine-rich and transmembrane domain-containing protein 1, with product MNYENPPPYPGPGPTAPYPPYAQQPGGPPGPYPGYPPGPTGPYQPGQPGYQGYPQYGWQNAPPPPGPVYADGPKNTVYVVEERRRDDTGESACLTACWTALCCCCLWDMLT from the exons ATGAACTACGAAAATCCTCCACCTTACCCTGGCCCGGGCCCGACTGCCCCTTACCCGCCCTATGCACAGCAACCGGGTGGTCCTCCTGGCCCGTACCCAGGCTATCCTCCCGGACCTACTGGGCCGTACCAGCCAGGCCAGCCAGGTTATCAAGGTTATCCCCAGTACGGATGGCAAAATGCACCTCCGCCTCCAGGACCAGTGTATGCAGATGGGCCTAAAAACACAG TGTACGTCGTGGAGGAGCGGCGGAGGGATGACACGGGCGAGAGCGCCTGCCTGACGGCGTGCTGGACTgcgctctgctgctgctgcctctgggaCATGCTGACCTGA